The Vigna unguiculata cultivar IT97K-499-35 chromosome 11, ASM411807v1, whole genome shotgun sequence genomic sequence ATCTTTCCTTTGATGGAAAAAACCTTCTTCAAAAGTATGGTAAATaagagtttttattttatttttaaaaataaatattaaattgttaaattattcCTAAGTAAACgaactaaaatttttataaatcacCTATGATCTTTGAGATGGAAACTTTCCGATAGAGGTcaacatgttttaaatttaaaatgttatcaaatataAAGTAAGTCTATCATGATGAATTACCACATGACTCTGAAAGTTATCACCACCATGAGTGTTGCTTTTTCCAGTTTCAAATATCGACTCTGTACCCGAATGCAACACTTTATTTACGAAGTAAACTAACCTTTGCTCATTCTCGACATTCTGCTCTAATACTAAACTCATTGCATGCTCGGTGACCGAACTGTAAATATTCTGAGTCGTATGAACGCTCTCTCACATTCTTCGCTTCACTGGAATCACTCGTTTTTCCAAATTGATTGGAAATAAGGAAAACCCTAATCTCCATTCAGTGGCCAGAAACTTAGATAGAGCGATTTAGGATTTAGGTTAAGGTTTAGCGATCATTCTTCCGATTAATCTCTGTACTTCTTTGACACCATTTGTACTCCTCATACTGATAATAACCACGCACTTCTCCCATAATTCCCTTTTTTTGTCAGCAAAAAAATTTAGGAACCTGCCAGTTTTTACCTTGAAACATATTTTTCGGGATTAGGCTTCAACTAATACTTGTTGACAGTCAAGAATAGCTCCTCCAAGTGACTCTGATGTGTGCCTTCAACATTAACCATTGATAGATATCGTTGACATAAGCTTGCACATTCCTTCCTAgcattaataaaacaaatcaaatatgtgtaaaataatattcaagGATGGCATATCAGGtattaaaagattattaaaatcaaaatttaactaaaataaatatttttatttcatgaaaGGTTGTGAATCGGCAAGAATGTTGATATATTAGGTGGAGTTCTTATAGAACTAATTGTGTctactaataatttaattaatatcattaatcaaatcaaataataattgttttaactcTTTAATATTTGAACTATTATAAACCATTGCATAAAAGGattcttctatattttttaatatacttttcttAAAATCAGTAATATTTCTGAAAAGAAGTGTTAATATCTTGACTAAATCTAAAAGGTTTAATcaataatttgaagaaaaaaaaaacagaatctATGTAAACACTATATATTACATCATAGGAGTGGAGAGGTTTTGGCATTTAGAAATATAGAAAGAAGCAGTGATGAAAATTTAGTAGAAGATTTGTGATTTAGCCATGATTTTCGGTTTATTAGCATCCTCGTGTTGTGTCTACATATGTGTGATACTGGAGAGAGAGTTCCTGCATTGTCTCCTGAAAGCAAGCCATGAATCACGACCACTCGCTTCAACCAAAAACATTGGCAAAGAATTGGCGACAATTGATGATAATCAACAAAAAACAATAACGAGAAGGAAAAATCGCGTGCTCCAAGATGAGAATGTACCTGGTAAGAAATGGTAAGAAgctaaagaaaaggaaaaagataataacataataataataatagttaacgtacatacatacatataagcTTGGATCGACATGACAATAGCCTTCACCCAATGTTCAGAAAAGCTAGGGTACCTCATTCTTCAGTTAGCCAAAAATTTCATCGTGTATATGGCCATGGTGCTTGCATGCAACGGTTTACATTTCCTTCTAAAGCCCTATTCACAACCTCGCATTACTTCTGACATTGTTGTAAGCTAGCTTCTTCTGCTTATCAACAACATGCAAGAACGTTGCAGAAAAGATCAAAACTTTCTGATACTCTCTCGCTGTTTCTGATGAATTGCAGGTAGGACTAGTATTGGGGAACATACCTTTTTTACGAAAACTATTCGATGAATTCAACAGAGCCTTTGGATTTATCATAGATTTTGGGATGATGTGTTACATGTTTGCTTTGGGTATAGAGATGGATCCCTACGTGCTGTTCAAACGCCCCAACAAAGATGCTCTCGTTGCATACTGCGCAATATTCTCCACCTTCGCCATTTCCATCACAACGATCCCATTTCTCCATTTCTTCTCACGCTACACCGGCATAGCATTCACCATCTCCATCTCTGCTCTTCTGGCGAGTTCAGCATCTCCGGTTCTCACGCGCCTCATAACAAATCTGAAAATAGGAAAATCAGACATCGGAAAGCTTGTGATAGCAGCGGGAATGCACTCCGATTTAATCTGCTTGTTGGTTTTCTCACTCTGCTACATTTTCATGCCGACCGATTCATACTGCATCGGCCACCACCGTGACAGGACGCTGAAGAGCGACGTCAAAGCCATAATTGCGGTGGTGGTGCAGACGTCGTTCACGGCGGTGGTTTCGCCGGTTTTCTTGGCGTGGGTGAACAATGAGAACCCTGAAGGCAGACCCATGAAAGGGTCGCATCTGGTATTGTCGGTTGCCTTCATGGCCTTGATTTGTGCCCCCTCGACTCTATACGACTTTAGTCCGGTTCTAAGTGCGTTTATGACAGGGATTTGTCTTCCCCGTGATGGAAGAGTTTCCAAATGGATTATCAGCAAAATCAACTACATCTTGTCCACCATCTTCTTCCCCATCTTCTTCTTGTGGATGGGAAATGCAGCTGATGTCACCAAATTCAGACCCGGAGACCCTTTTACTTGGTTAAGGTTTTTTCTTCCCCTTCTCATAGTCGTCTCCGGTAAAGTAATCGGCACACTCATTTCTGGGGCAATCCTTGGCTTTAACTGGCGCGAATCTGTTTTGATCGGAATGCTCCTCGTCACCAAGGGCCATTTTCAAATCTACATGGCAATCAAAGTGGCAAGTATTTTCCTAATTACCGATTACTTCCATCTTTATCAACCTGAGAATTTAAAtcgggttaaatatgtttttttccctTAAAGTTCCagctaaatttaaaattagtccttcattcaaattttgatcaatttaatttttgtaaaaatgtgtgaatttagtctatttaatcaatttttttaaaatttaattaaagtttcaaatgtgttttatgataataattgaattagtatttaaacaaaaatagttgAACCATgttaacaattcaaatactatcatgaaatgcgcttaaaTCGTTacataaacttaacaaaatctagttaaaaagactaaatccataTAGTGATCTGCCCTAGTTGATGAGCCAGAAGTGGGCGTAGTTTAACCGATATCATAGAAGTACTAAATACGAGGGAATCCTGTCATTATTCTAAGATAAGTGCGCCCTTCGTTGCGAGGTGAATTAGACCGGTACCGGAGATGTGGAAATAGGTAATGGGATCTGGTCTTTTGACCGACAGAAATGCGTAGGAAGCGGTTCACTCTTCGCCAGAGTAGTGTCGCATAAAAAGCTGCTCCCCTTCGATATAAGCGGAGTTCCGGAGTACAGGCCCCAGGTCTTTCCTTTCCTGTATGGCAGGAAGTCCCTCCAGGTTGTCTGGTTAACCGGGCTACCTATCTCCTAGTCTTGATCTACCCGGTCCCCTCGGAATGAGATGGAGATGGAAGCAGGAGCGGAGAACCCCAGCTGGAAGGTCTTTGGTGCTCGAACCAGGCTGCTTCCTCTCCATCTCCTGGACTAAATTAATACCAAAAATCAATTCCAAATTTGAGTgaaacttagaaaaaaaatatttaacccatttAAATTTAACACAAAGCATGTTTAGCAATGAAAATCACATCGTGACATGATTACCATTCTCTTGTATTACCAGCTGACCTGTCACCCCAGCACCGATAGTGCCGACTCGGGCCTTCTGTCGGTGGCAGCAATATTTTTCGCAGTGGTGCATTCCCCTGTGATTGTGGCACAGATCATCAGACGTGCGAGGAAAAGGGCACCTACTCACACCAACGCCCTCCAATTGCTGAAGCCATCAAGTGAGTTAAGAATATTCCTATGCCTTCACGGACTTGATAGTGTTCCTGCTTCCATCAACTTCATGGAGATCTCGAGAGGGATATCAGACCCTGGATTAGTAATATATGTCGCAGAAATTATTGAGTTAACTGAACATATAGCATCAACAATGGAGAGTGGTGAAGGAGTACAGAGTAATACTATAAAAGACAAGGCCGTGATAGAGATGAGAGAACAAATAACGAACATGTTTCAGGCCTATATAGATACTGATGGAGATGGTATTACTCTCAAAAGAGCGATGGCACTGTCAACAATCAATAACATGGCGCAGAACATCTGCGTTTTAGCAGAGAACTTGATGGCTGCACTCATTATACTTCCATTCCACAGGAACCAGCGTCAGGACGGAAAATTCGATACTGGAAATCCAGGCTTCAGATATGTGAACCGAAAGGTAATGTGATGTCATTCATTGTCAGGGAAATAAATGCTTTTCAATGTTATCTCAGAGAGCTTGTAGTTTCTGCACTGATAGACATTTTTTGTTGAACAGTTATTAAAGAACTCTCCTTGTTCGGTGGGAATTCTGGTGAACAGAGGTTTTGGGTCAATTGGGAAAATATCAAGGACTGAGCCATCGGTTAAAGTAGCAGCAATATTCATTGGCGGAAGAGATGATAGAGAAGCACTTTGCTATGTGGGTCGTGTGGCATGGCATAAGGGAGTGCACGTGACAGTGATAAGATTCCTGGTAGATACCAGTGCAGAATCTTCAAGACTTGCAGCTTATAGGGTGACCCTCCCAGAGCAGGAGCAGGAGATGGGATTGGATGATGAATGTTTTGCACAGTTCTATGAACAGCATATAGTTGGAGGTCGCATTTCTTATTTGGAGAAGCATCTTGCAAATGCATCAGAGACCTTCTCTACTCTTAGATCCTTTGAAGGGGAATACTCACTGGTGATTGTAGGAAGAGAAGGTGGAGCAAACTCCATATTGACAAAGGGTATGAATGATTGGCAACAGTGTCCAGAACTGGGACCAATAGGGGACGTTCTTTCAGGACCAGATTTTTCAAAGTCAGTGTCTGTGTTGATAATTCAACAACACAAACTTAGAGGAGAACTAGCTGGGCTTGACGAGGACTTCACTATCATGTAGTACATGTAAATGGATAGGTAGTGTAGGAATAGATACAAACTGTAGCAGAGAAACAGAGAATTGCTAGAACCACTGTGAAAATTGAATAGATAAATGTACAATTTGATAGATTTACTCAGAATGTTGTAATCAATAAAAATTGCATTCAGCAATCATGTCTACAAAGGCACGCAGAATACATTGGTACTCACAATCCTACAAGTCGAAAGGAAAATTAAAACATGGAGAGTTCACCCCACAGAAACATATCTCTCTACACTATTCGATTTGTGGAATAAATCATACAAAACTAGTTGCTTCTAAAAAAGATGATTCTTAAAAAGACTAAGAGGGGGAAGAGAACAAAAAATCATTCTAACTTCAGGTAATTGTACTTCCATACCAAGTCCGAAAGCTATAAAAAACATACAGATACTTACTAGTAATTGCTGACATAGCTATCTCCGAGTCATTCCGTCGAACTCGAAAACAAGATCAAAATTCACAATTCAGTTCCGTCGCTATTTGTGTCACAACTTGGTGTGTTTTTGGTCGCTAATTTTGTTGTCAaatcttgtttcttttcttgACTGCTTGAGATTCCGTGAATTTTGTAACGTGATTACGGTGCTGCATGGCACGAGTTGGTGTGAACGATGCGATAATGCAAGCGGTGAAGACGGCGCATCCTTGGCGTGAATTAAGCATGAGGTAGCATGCAATTGGCATTGTTTCTTGCGTAAATTGGGAGCAGCTGTTCGGTGGTTGGTTTGCGGTGCAGGACAACTTCATTCACAATTTGGGCACGTTATGTGAATTAAGGGAAAGCGGCGATCTCCTACGATAATTGGTGAGTGATTGAATTTTGTGTTCATGGCATGCAATTGAAAACGATGCAGATTTTGAAgtggtttaatttttttggcaAGGAGCATTTCGTCAAGGTGTGCTGGTGCAAGATGAAATAATGAGAATGAAACAGTGTAAGAATTCAAATTCGGGTCATGGTGCAAAATGAAAGCATCTAGGTGGTGCACTGTCTTGAAGCAGTGGCATAATCATCATATGCAAAGTTGTTCGGTGAAGCAATTTATCGAGCAGCTGGTGGGTAGTTTTGGCACCGTGAAAAAAAAGCAGTTTGGTGTCACTTTGCTATGCATTCGGTGGACAATTCGGAAGCAGCTGCGGAAATTCCGTTGGCAATGTGGTGCAGCAACCAAGCATTTTTTTCACACAAGGCATTGCCAAACATCTCGATGGTGCAGcgggagtttttttttttttttttgaggcATTTTGTCTGATGAATTGATGTCATTTTAAATCATGAATTGGGGTCATTTTATCTATTTGGTTTGTGAAACAAGTCCCTTAGCTAAAAGTTCCAAACATTTTTATTCTTATCTTATGAATTTCTaacttattttatcttatagAAAGGACTTTGTTATCTTGCAGAGGTTGAATGATACATTCTAAGACTTTTAccttttcttaaatattatCTACTAACTTTTACTTTATTCAATATTAATCACATAGATTGTTTtaagatttattaaataaaacacttacAATTACCAACCCAGATTACACCATATTATGAGCAAATTAATTAACTTCACTAATAATTTTACCTAAATGACTAAAGCATACTCCAAACaatatatatgattaatgataactaaataatttttacgcAAATATGACTAATTAATAGCCACGAAAAGTCCTCGGCAGAATATAATTGTCACAGTTAATAATTCCACACCGAGTCCGTTATATATATCATCCATACAGCTATTTACTAACAATTGTTGACATAACTATCATAAAGTAACTGtttacaaatgttaaaatttcTTCAACACAACCATATTTAACAAATCTCCCAAAATGCACaaaacatcccatttaaattcCATTTGGCAGAAGTGATTCactatttcaaaaatatctGCCAGGGCATGTAACGTGACACCATCCAATCAATAGTCCCTTGAAAACTTCAACATCTCTGCCTGCAGTAAAATTTTTGAACATGTTATTACCGGCccaacaaaaaaacaaatgataatACTGAACAGGGTCCATACATACTATAATCATTTTTAAGATGCACTGTTTAGAATGATATTAAAGATGTTTGAAGTGGCTATTAGGTCACCTCATAAAAACCATCAAGAGACATTGGTAAGTAATTATCTGACATTCAACAGGTTTGCATTCCCAGATTAAACAAAATCTATGTCTGAATCCCACGTGTGGCATTGATGTCCTTAATTAGACATACATATTTCAGTTTGCATTCCCAGATTAAGTAAAATCTATGTCTGAATCCCACGTGTGGCATTGATGTCCTTAATTAGACATACATATTTCTAAAATGACTCTAGAAAAAAAGGTCATAGAATTTAGATATATTGcactaagaaaacaaaaagacgCTTTTACCTCAAACGCATTCTTCAAATGATCAAGTTCCCTGTCCAGATCATTAATAGACTGATTATATGCCTGCATTGGCGAAGACTGGCTTGTAGTATGTAtctacaacaaaaacaacataacAAATAGTGCTCAAATAACTATTATTTctcataaaaaacaataaaaaatgggTAAGTACTCCCCAGTTCCtggaaaataagaaagaaactATAATACCTACATATCAAAATACTAAAATAGAGGCAGATGGAGGCAACCAAATGGGTTTAAAACTATGAAGCAAAGACACTTCCAAACAGCGAACATGTTAAGTCGTATGTCTGACACTGCATACACACttagataaatttttatttttaacatttatcaAGTGTAGAGTAAGTCATgctcattttaaaatataaattctctcctgcaattcaaattttcattttagttttaagCTTTGTAACATAGCAAAATGCtgtgaattattattaaaaaaaatttcatgtctCCATGTTCCAATTCATACCAGAACCATACCATATTCATACCCAGTGTCATATCTCTTCTTCTTAGGTTTTCACACCACCAGTTCAGTTCATTTACATCCAAATTCTAACAACAGGACAACAATAGAATGCATCCTAATTTCCAACTAAACTAGAATTTGCgtcttctttttctttgccCCTAAACCACACCAGATAAATAGGTTACAACTAAAATCTTGCTTGCGAAATTTCGAaaagtaagaaataaaaaaataataattattccatgagaaaagaaaaaattgaagctAATTGATGACAAGAAAAATTCGTTATCTCACCCTGACAATGATTTTGTACTGAAGAGGGTGGGGAAGCTTGTATCCAGCAAATAACACGTTGGGGTCTCTGTGGAGTTGCCTGAATATCAATTCATTGCCAacagcaacagcagcagcaaaGAAAAGTTAGGGTTTCGCGGTAATTGAATAAAGATTAAGAGTAAAGGGAAAGGTATTTACATGCGCAAGATGTTGCCGATAGTGTGTTCCTCTCGCTCGATGGTGAAGGACGCGGCATTGATGATCTTGGTGTCCCTCTCGTAAGAGACCCTATTTTCAAcgttgtataaaaaaaaaatgggaatcAGAAAGTGCAAATGAAAGGTGGAAGAAAAGGATTGAGAGAGGAATTAGTTACTTTTTGGTGCCTTCAGGAACGACGAAACGCTCATAACGATCTGGGGCATTCATGGCTTCAGTTCTTTTCTCTCTATGCTATGACTACTCTTCTTCCTCCCTCGTTCCACCACTCTTCAAATCAAATACCATCACACTTAAAACGGGCCAGGCCCAAGATCTTCTCTCTACCATAAACATTAACCCAAAACCTCTCACTCCCTTATTGTTATTCTAACCAAGGattgataaatattatatatatttttaatttacatataatatgtattttattctCCATGACATGATAGAAAGTGGTTTATGTTATATACAAGTCAAATACAGAACTCAGAAAATAGTTTTcattagatattaaaaataggTTAATGTTCAAGAGACGGTTGGAGCTTTATAAAGGAAGGGATAGGGGCAGTGAAATTTAATGTTAACACGttattaattaacaaatttgtatAATGTCCAATAATCAGAATTTGTCCGCTTCTAATCATTTAAACAATTGCAATCTACCATATTTTTATcatacagatttttttttcatctgaattttcttttaattttgcaCAAAAGTGACTCTTAcatcttaattttcttttaacctCCCATTAGTGTTATAATGTCCTTCGCTACTTTAAGCAAAAcgagtaataataaaattaaaaatgacaaaaaacagCTCTAATTTGTCAGATTAGGGCAGTAGAAGTATAAGCTGTACATTTAAACGAGAGGAGTTTTTGTTGAGAACCTGCTGAGCCACCCTGCATATAAATTGTCGCCATAAGCAGCTAGAATTGTAATACTTCATTTGTTTTTCACTACCTTATCAAAACCACTTTCTATAATAaatagtagtaaataattattaaagtaatttaacttttataactAATACAAATTTGTTCCCAATACTTGTGTACTGAAATTTGCAGAATCGTCTTCACCTATGCTTGTTTAACGATTTATTTTTACACATTTTCGTGTTTTGTTCCTGCCCACGCACAtatttctatttgttttaaAGGACAATCTTAGTGGATGCAAGTGCAAATATGAAGGGCGAAAAGGCAGAAGTAAACTACCATCTAATTTAACAAAATGACAACAGTTTCATCTTTCAAGACAAATATCTCAATTCATGAAGCCTTGACCTCACAAAAACAACTAGCAACACTAATCATACAGCTAACAGCTTCGCCTTTACTTATCTATTCTACAGAAATGATGACCTATACACCATAGGTAGAATCTACTTTGAAATCAGATACATGTAGAAAAGCAACAAAAATCTAACTAGCAATCGAGAGAACCTAAAGCCCAGAAAGAGGACTGAGTAAATGGTTAATTCTTTCAAGAAAACTGAAGTTTGCTCCAATTGAGAATGCTTCACCCAAAAATCAGCGGCAATGTGAGCAGCTACGAATATAAATTCAGCAAGAGACCTTAAAGATGAAAAATCTTCAAAGTCAATTAAAAAAGGTCTCCACATTAAATGGTCACTAAGGGTGGTGGACAGGTGTAGTTCATGTCTTGGATCTCTTCTGCTTTTGAGGAACAAAACGGACCCCCTGTTTCCTGAGTTCCAAGGTCTTCACTTTCCCATCGTCTAACGCAACATACAACTTTGAAGTGCCTTCAACTACGTCAGTAACCACTCCCTTGTGCCTGAACAAAAATGGAAGGTCAGGAAGCATAAACTGTAATATACTGCGAAGTGGAATTTTGGggaaaaaatacataatattggAACAAACTTCCtttgataaaaaaactaatttctaCGATGCCTCACCCCACTTGTGTgctattttatttaatactcGGTTTTCCCCGTCAATAAACAAAAAGTCATAGAAGGCACTAACCAAGAATTGTCAGATGTCTGATGAACTTCAACTCTCTTTCCAATTGCATCATTTCCCAATTTCATTAAAATCCAGTTTGCATCCATGATCTCATCCATTGCATTGTCTTGATGTGATTGACTTACGCCTTCAGACTcattaaatgatgttttaaaagGTGAAGGTCTCTTCCTTTTTGACCTCTGGCCCTTGATTGTTGTCTTCTCCTCCTCCCGATGAGGGGAATTTTGAGTTTCAATGCTAGGTTTCTTGAATTTAAATCTTAGTAAAGGTTTAGAATCTTTTGGCAAAGAATGCGAAGGTGTACGATTATTATTGTCATCTACCTCATCATTTGCATCAGAGCTACCTTCTGATTGCTTTCCCAAATTCGTCCTTTCACCTCTTGATGTGGCTTTGATTCCAACCTGACCAATCATCCCATCAATACTATGTTTTATACGCCCATCAGACATATTGCCTCTACCGGCA encodes the following:
- the LOC114170432 gene encoding cation/H(+) antiporter 28, which translates into the protein MTIAFTQCSEKLGYLILQLAKNFIVYMAMVLACNGLHFLLKPYSQPRITSDIVVGLVLGNIPFLRKLFDEFNRAFGFIIDFGMMCYMFALGIEMDPYVLFKRPNKDALVAYCAIFSTFAISITTIPFLHFFSRYTGIAFTISISALLASSASPVLTRLITNLKIGKSDIGKLVIAAGMHSDLICLLVFSLCYIFMPTDSYCIGHHRDRTLKSDVKAIIAVVVQTSFTAVVSPVFLAWVNNENPEGRPMKGSHLVLSVAFMALICAPSTLYDFSPVLSAFMTGICLPRDGRVSKWIISKINYILSTIFFPIFFLWMGNAADVTKFRPGDPFTWLRFFLPLLIVVSGKVIGTLISGAILGFNWRESVLIGMLLVTKGHFQIYMAIKVASIFLITDYFHLYQPENLNRKCVGSGSLFARVVSHKKLLPFDISGVPEYRPQVFPFLYGRKSLQHRDMITILLYYQLTCHPSTDSADSGLLSVAAIFFAVVHSPVIVAQIIRRARKRAPTHTNALQLLKPSSELRIFLCLHGLDSVPASINFMEISRGISDPGLVIYVAEIIELTEHIASTMESGEGVQSNTIKDKAVIEMREQITNMFQAYIDTDGDGITLKRAMALSTINNMAQNICVLAENLMAALIILPFHRNQRQDGKFDTGNPGFRYVNRKLLKNSPCSVGILVNRGFGSIGKISRTEPSVKVAAIFIGGRDDREALCYVGRVAWHKGVHVTVIRFLVDTSAESSRLAAYRVTLPEQEQEMGLDDECFAQFYEQHIVGGRISYLEKHLANASETFSTLRSFEGEYSLVIVGREGGANSILTKGMNDWQQCPELGPIGDVLSGPDFSKSVSVLIIQQHKLRGELAGLDEDFTIM
- the LOC114168677 gene encoding DNA-directed RNA polymerases II, IV and V subunit 11, with the translated sequence MNAPDRYERFVVPEGTKKVSYERDTKIINAASFTIEREEHTIGNILRMQLHRDPNVLFAGYKLPHPLQYKIIVRIHTTSQSSPMQAYNQSINDLDRELDHLKNAFEAEMLKFSRDY